In the genome of Amaranthus tricolor cultivar Red isolate AtriRed21 chromosome 15, ASM2621246v1, whole genome shotgun sequence, one region contains:
- the LOC130800962 gene encoding protein NUCLEAR FUSION DEFECTIVE 4-like, which translates to MVPNGGCASNAKYFTLQLIAGRFFVVFSTILILGFIGTAYIFGLYSGDIKSTLGYDQTTLNLLSFFKDLGTYVSVHAGLLMEVAPPWVILSLGGVVNFFGYFMIWLSVTHKLSRPPVWLMCLYITIGANSLGFANTGGLVPCVQNFPENRGVVIGILKSYLGIGGAIMTQFYHVLYGDDSDAVGVILIIAWLPAIVSLLFAYSVRVLDTSKRQIKRDKKFFNDVLCMSLGLAGFIMVMIIVQKQVKFGKSGYIGSFVVIVILLVLPICLVFREELAIWKSKLQIINELSIVTKNDESPPVDNQPALEISREKHQVSSCFQDVFRPPSMGEDHSILQATFSIDMQILFLATICGIGGNLTTIDNLGQIGTSLGYHKKNISSFVSLVSIWQFLGRVMGGLISERLLDKYKFPRPACLTIVLFVSCIAHLLIAFNVPYGLYVASVIMGFCFGAEWTYLFTIISELFGLKHYGTLYNYGSLAAPLGSYIFNVRVAGHLYDKEGIRQLEALGLTRKHGEELRCYGVKCYQLAYFIITAATFFTALVSLILVARTRKFYKGDIYKRFQQGQKNSSLTTNETLRGYSGKMEEEMN; encoded by the coding sequence atggTACCTAATGGTGGTTGTGCAAGCAATGCTAAGTACTTCACATTGCAGCTCATAGCAGGGCGATTTTTCGTCGTATTCTCCACCATTTTAATCCTTGGATTCATTGGTACTGCTTATATCTTTGGTCTATACTCAGGTGATATAAAATCAACACTTGGGTATGACCAAACAACACTTAACCTTCTTAGTTTCTTCAAAGACCTTGGTACTTATGTAAGTGTCCATGCTGGGCTCCTCATGGAAGTGGCCCCACCATGGGTGATTCTTTCCCTTGGTGGTGTAGTTAACTTCTTTGGATACTTCATGATCTGGCTTTCAGTCACACATAAGCTATCTCGCCCTCCGGTTTGGCTGATGTGCTTGTACATCACAATTGGTGCAAACTCTTTAGGGTTCGCCAACACCGGAGGGTTAGTGCCTTGTGTGCAGAACTTCCCTGAGAATCGAGGGGTTGTGATCGGGATCTTAAAATCGTATCTTGGCATTGGAGGGGCTATTATGACACAATTCTATCATGTCCTGTATGGGGATGACTCTGATGCTGTTGGTGTCATTTTGATCATCGCTTGGCTACCAGCAATCGTTTCATTGCTCTTTGCTTATAGTGTTCGAGTCCTCGATACATCTAAAAGACAAATCAAACGAGATAAGAAATTCTTCAATGATGTTCTTTGTATGTCATTAGGACTTGCAGGGTTCATTATGGTGATGATTATAGTGCAAAAACAGGTTAAGTTTGGTAAATCTGGTTATATTGGgagttttgttgttattgtgattCTCCTAGTATTACCAATCTGTTTAGTCTTTAGAGAAGAATTAGCTATTTGGAAATCCAAACTTCAAATCATTAATGAGCTAAGTATCGTTACAAAAAACGACGAGTCTCCTCCAGTAGATAATCAGCCTGCTCTTGAAATCAGTCGCGAAAAACATCAAGTGTCATCGTGTTTTCAAGATGTGTTCCGGCCCCCATCTATGGGGGAAGATCACTCAATCCTACAAGCCACTTTTAGTATTGACATGCAAATTTTGTTCCTTGCAACAATTTGTGGCATAGGAGGGAATTTAACTACCATAGACAATCTAGGCCAAATCGGAACATCATTAGGGTACCATAAGAAAAACATAAGTTCTTTTGTGTCCTTAGTTTCGATATGGCAATTTCTAGGCCGGGTCATGGGAGGACTTATCTCAGAGCGTTTATTAGACAAGTATAAATTCCCTAGACCGGCTTGTCTCACCATCGTTCTCTTTGTATCGTGTATTGCTCACCTTCTTATAGCCTTCAACGTGCCTTATGGACTTTACGTAGCCTCAGTGATCATGGGTTTTTGCTTTGGTGCGGAGTGGACATACCTATTCACTATAATATCGGAGCTTTTTGGGCTTAAACACTATGGTACATTGTATAATTATGGCTCGTTGGCTGCACCACTCGGGTCTTACATATTCAATGTGAGAGTCGCGGGACATTTGTATGACAAAGAAGGTATTAGACAACTTGAGGCTTTAGGGCTTACGAGGAAGCATGGAGAAGAGTTGCGTTGCTATGGAGTTAAATGCTATCAGTTGGCATACTTTATAATCACAGCAGCTACATTCTTTACTGCACTTGTGTCTTTGATCCTTGTGGCTAGAACAAGAAAATTTTACAAAGGGGATATATATAAGAGATTCCAACAAGGTCAAAAGAATTCATCCTTAACTACTAATGAGACATTGAGAGGATATTCTGGCAAGATGGAAGAAGAGATGAATTAA
- the LOC130801588 gene encoding cadmium-induced protein AS8 → MVAMIIKGLFRRYERWNPVHPTYGAFWGMGVGIGCGVGWGPGFGPEVIGYVGAGCGVGFSVGITLAGVGIGLPANFVTDVPYKGYEWSNNISSQFLTLQQKANESFSYLKDLDLMKKGTDVFDVKSALCSQGKLISENFRILKKNLSISSKENKD, encoded by the exons ATG GTCGCGATGATTATAAAAGGACTGTTTAGAAGGTATGAGCGATGGAATCCTGTTCATCCAACCTACGGTGCCTTTTGGGGAATGGGTGTTGGAATCGGCTGTGGTGTCGGCTGGGGTCCGGGTTTTGGACCCGAGGTGATTGGTTATGTTGGAGCTGGATGTGGTGTTGGATTTAGCGTTGGTATTACATTAGCCGGTGTTGGCATTGGCCTTCCTGCAAATTTTGTCACAGATGTTCCTTATAAAG GATATGAGTGGAGTAACAACATTTCATCGCAGTTTTTGACCTTGCAACAAAAAGCGAATGAAAGCTTTTCTTACTTGAAGGACTTGGATTTGATGAAAAAAGGGACGGACGTTTTTGATGTGAAAAGTGCGCTATGCTCACAGGGAAAGTTAATCTCTGAGAATTTCAGAATTTTGAAGAAAAATCTTTCAATATCTTCTAAAG AGAACAAAGACTGA